The following proteins are co-located in the Egibacteraceae bacterium genome:
- a CDS encoding PLP-dependent aminotransferase family protein, producing MSEIQMDRYRARYAQRTRGMTASEIRALFAVASRPEVVFLAGGMPHTAGLDYDAFSEVTESVIRDVGATALQYGGGQGLPELREALVQVMGAESIPAHADDLVITSGGQQGLDLVGKLFCDPGDVVLAEGPSYVGALGAFSAYQAAVVHVPIDADGLIPEALEQTLQWLVDTGRTAKFLYTVPNHQNPAGVSLSTARRERILELAEQFDLLVVEDNPYGLLDFKGELRPALKSLDPERVVYVGTLSKVFAPGIRIGWVAAEGPIRDKLILLKEAADLCHSNFTQYVAHRWLTAHAWLDDVDRSREVYRERCEALLDALASEMPSDCRWSAPAGGFFVWVRLPDGLDARELLARAIRARVAYVPGQAFYADGGGGDHVRLSFGFSNPERIREGVRRLAEVIRAEVGLVRALHPEPPHREPPPGRGGRR from the coding sequence GTGAGCGAGATTCAGATGGACCGCTATCGCGCCCGGTACGCCCAGCGCACCCGGGGCATGACGGCCTCGGAGATCCGGGCGCTGTTCGCCGTGGCGAGCCGCCCGGAGGTCGTGTTCCTGGCCGGCGGCATGCCCCACACCGCCGGGCTCGACTACGACGCCTTCTCCGAGGTCACCGAGTCGGTGATCCGCGACGTCGGCGCGACCGCCCTGCAGTACGGCGGCGGCCAGGGGCTCCCGGAGCTGCGGGAGGCGCTGGTGCAGGTCATGGGCGCCGAGTCGATCCCCGCCCACGCCGACGACCTGGTCATCACCAGCGGCGGCCAGCAGGGGCTGGACCTCGTCGGCAAGCTGTTCTGTGACCCCGGGGATGTCGTGCTGGCCGAGGGGCCGTCCTACGTCGGGGCCCTCGGCGCGTTCTCCGCCTACCAGGCGGCGGTGGTCCACGTCCCGATCGACGCCGACGGGCTGATCCCCGAGGCGCTGGAGCAGACCCTGCAGTGGCTGGTGGACACGGGGCGCACCGCCAAGTTCCTCTATACCGTGCCGAACCACCAGAACCCCGCTGGCGTGTCCCTGTCGACGGCCCGACGGGAGCGCATCCTCGAGCTGGCCGAGCAGTTCGACCTCCTCGTGGTGGAGGACAACCCGTACGGGTTGCTCGACTTCAAGGGGGAGCTGCGGCCCGCGCTCAAGTCGTTAGACCCCGAACGAGTCGTCTATGTGGGCACCTTGTCCAAGGTGTTCGCGCCGGGTATCCGCATCGGGTGGGTGGCTGCCGAGGGGCCCATCCGCGACAAGCTGATCCTGCTGAAGGAGGCCGCCGACCTCTGTCACTCGAACTTCACCCAGTACGTGGCGCACCGCTGGCTGACCGCCCACGCGTGGTTGGACGACGTCGATCGCTCGCGCGAGGTCTACCGGGAGCGGTGTGAGGCGCTGCTGGACGCCCTGGCCAGCGAGATGCCGAGCGACTGCCGCTGGAGCGCGCCCGCGGGTGGCTTCTTCGTCTGGGTCCGTCTGCCCGACGGGCTGGACGCCCGCGAGCTGCTCGCCCGGGCGATCCGGGCCCGCGTGGCCTACGTCCCCGGCCAGGCCTTCTACGCGGACGGCGGCGGTGGGGATCACGTGCGGCTGTCATTCGGGTTCTCCAATCCCGAGCGCATCCGCGAGGGCGTCCGGCGTCTCGCC